A stretch of the Medicago truncatula cultivar Jemalong A17 chromosome 5, MtrunA17r5.0-ANR, whole genome shotgun sequence genome encodes the following:
- the LOC11432484 gene encoding (-)-germacrene D synthase, which translates to MSNVAYSNPDAKQRNLAEFHPNVWGEYFIQYASESMELDQNIAAQIVTLKDEVRNMLLSKTEMPLAKLTLIDSICRLGVSYHFENEIDEVLQHIHNSCVENGEIILKDSLYSLAVLFRVLRQQGFYVSPNVFTKFKDEEGNFNKGLTTDVEGMLSLYEASHMIIHGEEILEEALAFTSTHLESIATQMSHFLAAQVKYALRQALHKNLPRLEARRYISIYEQNPSHDEILLTLAKLDFNLLQSLHQKEFGNICKWWKELDFSSKLPYARHRIVECCFWILTAYFEPQYSLARKLATKVIAMLSIIDDTYDAYGTIDELELFTKAIERWDISILDDLPDYMKLIYGTLWNIFEEIEQEMRKEGKLYTMKYFIKELKVAVQGFITEARWLNEKYIPTIEEYMLKSTKSCAYTLLILTSYIGMGENTTENIFNWVTNDPKIVSAAANLCRLMDEIVSSEFEHKREHVCSLLDCYMKQYDMSREAAIQECHKGIAIAWKDINEECLRPTKVPMPFLIRALNFSRFMDVNYKDKDNYTHSEGLMKKYVKEVLVESVPI; encoded by the exons ATGTCTAATGTAGCTTACTCTAACCCTGACGCCAAGCAAAGAAATCTTGCAGAATTTCACCCAAATGTCTGGGGAGAATATTTCATTCAATATGCTTCAGAATCTATG GAACTTGATCAGAATATTGCAGCCCAAATCGTTACATTAAAAGATGAAGTGAGAAACATGCTACTCTCAAAAACTGAGATGCCATTGGCAAAACTCACCTTGATTGATTCAATATGTCGTCTCGGTGTTAGTTATCATTTTGAAAACGAGATTGACGAAGTTTTGCAACATATTCACAACAGCTGTGTTGAAAATGGAGAAATAATTCTTAAAGACAGCCTTTACTCTCTCGCTGTGCTATTTAGGGTTTTGAGGCAACAAGGATTTTATGTTTCACCAA atgTGTTCACCAAGTTTAAGGACGAGGAAGGAAACTTTAATAAAGGACTAACCACCGATGTCGAAGGGATGTTAAGCTTGTATGAGGCCTCACATATGATTATTCATGGAGAGGAAATTTTGGAAGAGGCATTGGCATTTACATCCACTCACCTTGAGTCCATTGCCACCCAAATGAGTCACTTTCTTGCAGCACAAGTCAAATATGCTTTAAGACAGGCTCTCCACAAGAACTTGCCAAGGCTAGAGGCACGACGGTACATTTCTATTTATGAGCAAAATCCTTCGCATGATGAAATTCTACTCACTTTGGCGAAATTAGATTTTAATTTGCTCCAAAGCCTACATCAAAAAGAGTTTGGAAACATTTGCAA ATGGTGGAAGGAGTTGGACTTCTCTAGTAAACTACCTTATGCACGTCATAGGATTGTCGAATGTTGCTTCTGGATTTTGACCGCATATTTTGAGCCACAATATTCTCTAGCAAGGAAATTAGCGACGAAAGTAATCGCGATGTTATCAATCATTGATGATACATATGATGCATATGGAACCATTGATGAACTAGAACTTTTTACCAAGGCAATTGAAAG GTGGGATATTAGCATCTTGGATGATCTTCCAGATTACATGAAATTAATTTATGGAACACTCTggaatatttttgaagaaatagagCAGGAAATGAGGAAAGAAGGAAAGCTCTATACCATGAAGTACTTTATTAAAGAA TTAAAAGTGGCAGTCCAAGGTTTTATTACTGAGGCCAGATGGCTGAATGAAAAGTATATACCAACTATAGAAGAGTACATGCtcaaatcaacaaaatcatgtGCTTACACTTTGTTGATATTAACTTCTTACATTGGGATGGGAGAAAATACCACAGAGAACATCTTCAATTGGGTAACAAATGACCCAAAAATTGTTAGTGCCGCAGCCAATCTTTGCAGGTTAATGGATGAAATTGTCTCCAGTGAG TTCGAGCATAAAAGAGAACATGTTTGCTCATTGTTGGATTGCTACATGAAGCAGTATGATATGTCTAGGGAAGCTGCTATTCAAGAATGCCATAAGGGAATTGCAATTGCTTGGAAAGATATAAATGAGGAATGTCTTAGGCCAACCAAAGTTCCAATGCCTTTTCTTATTCGTGCTCTCAATTTTTCGCGTTTTATGGATGTGAATTACAAAGATAAAGACAATTACACACATTCTGAAGGACTTATGAAGAAATATGTCAAAGAAGTCCTTGTCGAAAGTGTTCCAATCTAA
- the LOC11428844 gene encoding rRNA-processing protein FYV7, whose translation MERQRQIARDQRELARQRNIKIEKEAIEKEKNNKLRPLQFQKKKIEDDTEAKLRPLQIQKQKIEDDAKVKLRKLQTEKEKIQDEAKVRFRKLQIEKDKIEDDAKAKLRRLNIKYGKP comes from the coding sequence atggagagacAGAGACAAATTGCAAGAGATCAAAGGGAATTAGCCAgacaaagaaatataaaaatagagaaGGAGGCAATTGAAAAGGAGAAGAATAACAAACTTAGACCATTGCAATTCCAAAAGAAGAAGATTGAAGACGACACGGAGGCCAAACTCAGACCGTTGCAGATTCAAAAGCAGAAGATTGAAGACGACGCTAAAGTCAAACTCAGAAAATTACAAACTGAAAAGGAGAAGATTCAAGATGAGGCAAAAGTTAGATTCAGAAAATTACAAATCGAAAAGGATAAGATTGAAGATGATGCGAAAGCTAAACTGAGAcgattaaatataaaatatggaaAGCCTTGA